Proteins encoded together in one Acidimicrobiales bacterium window:
- a CDS encoding bifunctional precorrin-2 dehydrogenase/sirohydrochlorin ferrochelatase — MPVDAPLYPVNLILRGRRCLVVGGGEVALRKIEGLLAAEAVVHVVASAISPAVKALPVTCEERDYAPGDVRGYWLVVSATDDPAANRAVFEDGEAAGVWVNSADDPANCSVTLPAVSRRGPVVVAVSTGGHSPALSSWLRRRMDDELGPEYEVLVRLLSDAREAVRAAGRSTEDLDWQNALDSGMLELIRAGQVEQARERLQACLSSS; from the coding sequence ATGCCCGTCGACGCCCCCCTCTACCCGGTGAACCTCATCCTGCGGGGACGGCGGTGCCTGGTGGTCGGCGGCGGCGAGGTGGCGTTGCGCAAGATCGAAGGGCTGCTGGCCGCCGAGGCGGTCGTCCACGTCGTGGCGTCGGCCATCTCGCCCGCGGTCAAGGCGTTGCCGGTCACGTGCGAGGAGCGCGACTACGCCCCCGGCGACGTCCGCGGCTACTGGCTGGTGGTCAGCGCCACCGACGATCCGGCCGCCAACCGGGCCGTGTTCGAGGACGGTGAGGCGGCCGGCGTGTGGGTCAACAGCGCCGACGATCCCGCCAACTGCTCGGTCACTTTGCCCGCCGTCAGCCGCCGCGGGCCGGTGGTGGTGGCGGTGTCGACCGGCGGCCACAGCCCCGCGCTTTCGTCGTGGTTGCGGCGCCGCATGGACGACGAGCTCGGTCCCGAATACGAGGTGCTGGTGCGGCTGCTGTCCGACGCCCGGGAAGCAGTTCGGGCCGCCGGGCGTTCCACCGAAGACCTGGACTGGCAGAACGCGCTGGACTCCGGAATGCTGGAGTTGATCCGGGCCGGCCAGGTCGAGCAAGCAAGGGAGCGCCTGCAGGCGTGTCTGTCGTCGTCGTAG
- the hemA gene encoding glutamyl-tRNA reductase has protein sequence MSVVVVGLNHRTVPLEVLERMTVNDARLPKALADLCGRENLAEAVVLSTCMRTEIYVVADRFHGAVQDVRNFLAELSFEPPEVFADHMYSFYEDAAVSHLFKVASGIDSAVVGENEILGQVRDAWERAVAEGACGPMLSELFRHAVEVGKKVRSETAISRGTTSVSQAAVQMAAEHLGGLSGRRILVLGAGDMGEGMAVALAGSVGDGEVLVANRTRARAAALAARVGGRAVDFGSLAAALTEADVLLTSTGSQSVLVDASEMALVMEERQGRPLLVVDVAVPRDVDPGVGDLAGVTLLDMDDLRTFAEAGLAGRRREVARVQQIIAAEVERHCATASARELAPLIVSLRTRGEAVRTAELERFRSKLEALSPAERETVEALTKGILAKLLHEPTVRLKEAAGSPRGDRLAEALRTLFDL, from the coding sequence GTGTCTGTCGTCGTCGTAGGGCTGAACCACCGCACGGTGCCCCTCGAGGTGCTGGAGCGGATGACGGTGAATGATGCCCGTCTTCCCAAGGCGCTGGCCGACCTGTGCGGGCGCGAGAACCTGGCCGAGGCCGTGGTGCTCTCCACGTGCATGCGCACCGAGATCTACGTGGTGGCCGACCGTTTCCACGGCGCCGTGCAGGACGTGCGCAATTTCCTGGCCGAGCTGAGCTTCGAGCCGCCCGAGGTCTTCGCCGACCACATGTACTCGTTCTACGAGGACGCCGCCGTGTCGCACCTGTTCAAGGTGGCGTCGGGCATCGACTCCGCCGTGGTGGGCGAGAACGAGATCCTCGGCCAGGTGCGAGATGCCTGGGAGCGGGCCGTGGCCGAAGGTGCCTGCGGGCCCATGCTGTCGGAGCTGTTCCGCCACGCCGTCGAAGTGGGCAAGAAGGTGCGCTCGGAGACGGCCATCTCCCGAGGCACCACCTCGGTGTCGCAGGCGGCCGTGCAGATGGCGGCCGAGCACCTGGGCGGCCTGTCGGGGCGGCGCATCCTCGTGCTCGGGGCAGGCGACATGGGCGAAGGCATGGCCGTGGCCCTGGCCGGTTCCGTGGGCGACGGCGAGGTGCTGGTGGCCAACCGCACCCGGGCTCGGGCTGCGGCGCTGGCGGCACGGGTGGGCGGCCGGGCCGTCGACTTCGGCTCGCTGGCCGCTGCGCTCACCGAAGCCGACGTGCTGCTCACCTCCACCGGCTCGCAGTCGGTGCTGGTCGACGCCAGCGAGATGGCGTTGGTCATGGAGGAACGGCAAGGGCGGCCGCTGCTGGTCGTCGACGTGGCCGTGCCCCGCGACGTCGACCCCGGCGTGGGCGACCTGGCCGGCGTGACCCTGCTCGACATGGACGACCTGCGCACGTTCGCCGAGGCGGGCTTGGCCGGGCGCCGGCGCGAGGTGGCGCGGGTGCAGCAGATCATCGCCGCCGAGGTCGAACGGCACTGCGCCACCGCATCGGCTCGTGAGCTGGCGCCGCTGATCGTCTCGCTCCGGACGCGAGGCGAAGCAGTGCGCACCGCCGAGCTGGAGCGGTTCCGTTCCAAGCTGGAGGCGCTGTCGCCTGCCGAGCGCGAGACGGTCGAGGCGTTGACCAAGGGCATCC